A single Antechinus flavipes isolate AdamAnt ecotype Samford, QLD, Australia chromosome 5, AdamAnt_v2, whole genome shotgun sequence DNA region contains:
- the GPD1 gene encoding glycerol-3-phosphate dehydrogenase [NAD(+)], cytoplasmic — MFRADRGARQCGTQQARQGSRTMASKKVCIVGSGNWGSAIAKIVGSNVTQLVQFDPQVAMWVFEEEVSGQKLTEIINTKHENVKYLPGHKLPLNVVAIPDVIQAAADADILIFVVPHQFIGKICDQLKGHLKRNAIGVSLIKGVDEGPNGLKLISEVIHERLGIPISVLMGANIASEVADEKFCETTIGCKDLAQGQLLKELLQTPNFRITVVQEVDTVEICGALKNVVAVGAGFCDGLGFGDNTKAAVIRLGLMEMIAFSKLFCKGSVSSTTFLESCGIADLITTCYGGRNRKVAEAFVRTGKSIEQLEKEMLNGQKLQGPQTAQELHNILKHKGLLDKFPLFMAVYQVCYEGHPIQKFIHCLQNHPEHM, encoded by the exons ATGTTCAGAGCAGACAGAGGAGCAAGGCAGTGTGGTACGCAGCAGGCCAGGCAGGGAAGCAGGACCATGGCAAGCAAGAAGGTCTGCATCGTGGGATCAGGGAACTG GGGCTCAGCTATCGCCAAGATTGTGGGTAGCAATGTAACTCAGCTGGTACAGTTTGACCCTCAGGTCGCCATGTGGGTGTTTGAGGAAGAAGTTTCTGGCCAAAAGCTAACAGAGATCATCAACACCAAGCATGAGAATGTCAAATACCTACCTGGGCACAAGCTGCCACTCAATGTG GTGGCTATACCAGATGTGATCCAGGCAGCCGCAGATGCAGACATCCTCATTTTCGTGGTGCCCCACCAATTCATTGGCAAAATCTGTGACCAGCTCAAGGGTCATCTGAAGAGAAATGCCATTGGGGTGTCTCTTATCAAG GGTGTGGATGAAGGCcctaatgggctgaagctgatcTCTGAGGTGATCCATGAACGACTGGGCATCCCCATTAGTGTGCTGATGGGAGCCAATATTGCCAGTGAGGTGGCTGATGAGAAATTCTGTGAAACCACCATTG GCTGCAAGGACTTGGCCCAAGGACAGCTGCTGAAGGAGCTGTTGCAAACACCAAATTTCCGAATAACTGTGGTGCAAGAAGTAGACACAGTAGAGATCTGTGGTGCTCTTAAG AATGTAGTTGCTGTTGGGGCTGGCTTCTGTGATGGACTGGGCTTTGGTGACAATACAAAGGCTGCTGTGATCCGGCTGGGACTCATGGAAATGATTGCCTTCTCCAAGCTCTTCTGCAAGGGCTCAGTCTCTTCAACTACTTTCCTGGAAAGTTGTGGGATTGCAGACCTCATTACCACCTGTTATGGGGGTCGTAACCGAAAGGTGGCTGAAGCCTTTGTCCGAACTGGAAAG TctattgaacaattggaaaaagagatgCTGAATGGGCAGAAGCTTCAGGGGCCCCAGACAGCTCAGGAGCTGCACAACATTTTGAAGCACAAGGGCCTGCTGGACAA ATTCCCCTTGTTTATGGCTGTGTACCAGGTGTGCTACGAGGGTCACCCGATCCAGAAGTTCATCCATTGCCTCCAGAACCACCCAGAACACATGTAG